The Lepeophtheirus salmonis unplaced genomic scaffold, UVic_Lsal_1.4 unplaced_contig_497_pilon, whole genome shotgun sequence genome has a segment encoding these proteins:
- the LOC121115070 gene encoding LOW QUALITY PROTEIN: small ribosomal subunit protein eS24-like (The sequence of the model RefSeq protein was modified relative to this genomic sequence to represent the inferred CDS: deleted 1 base in 1 codon), translating into MDTPVTVRTRKYMNNRLLNRKQMIVDVLHPNRSTVPKTEIREKLAKMYKCTPDRVFAFGYRNNFGGGKTTGFAIIYDTMDFAKKFEPKYRLARQGVIERATKQSRKQKKERKNRMKTVRGTKKASIGSGGKK; encoded by the exons ATGGATACTCCCGTAACTGTTCGTACTcggaaatatatgaataataggCTTCTCAACAGGAAGCAAATGATTGTGGATGTTCTTCATCCCAATCGCTCCACCGTTCCTAAGACGGAAATTCGTGAAAAATTAGCTAAAATGTATAAGTGCACACCAGATCGTGTCTTCGCTTTCGGCTATCGTAAT AACTTTGGTGGTGGTAAAACCACAGGATTTGCCATTATCTACGATACTATGGATTTCGCCAAGAAATTCGAGCCCAAGTACCGACTCGCCAGACAAGGAGTGATCGAGCGTGCAACGAAACAATCGCGAAAACAGAAAAAGGAGAGGAAGAACAGAATGAAGACTGTTCGGGGTACCAAGAAGGCCAGCATTGGATCCGGcggaaagaaataa